In Mytilus edulis chromosome 6, xbMytEdul2.2, whole genome shotgun sequence, the following proteins share a genomic window:
- the LOC139529018 gene encoding uncharacterized protein has translation MAEQQTPNKKLPRIRGTNFTSMEVNLISKRVVEELGLLRGKFGPDITADAKNKMWAKITDEVNALRVSYRKLSTVKTKFRNLTRDDKKKFTYERKERNKTGGGPAPKPISMAEENIINAMKDTSSFKGIDGGMDTSVGWYLRNSNITEFSFLCFA, from the coding sequence ATGGCTGAACAACAAACCCCCAACAAAAAACTACCAAGAATCAGAGGGACTAACTTCACAAGTATGGAAGTAAATTTGATCAGTAAGAGAGTGGTGGAGGAGCTAGGGTTATTGAGAGGAAAATTTGGCCCTGACATAACTGCAGATGCAAAAAACAAGATGTGGGCCAAGATAACAGACGAGGTGAATGCTCTAAGGGTCAGTTACAGGAAACTTTCAACTGTTAAAACCAAATTCAGGAATCTAACCCGAGATGACAAGAAAAAGTTTACATACGAGAGAAAGGAGAGAAATAAAACAGGAGGAGGACCAGCACCAAAACCCATAAGTATGGCAGAGGAAAACATCATCAATGCCATGAAAGATACATCCTCCTTCAAGGGAATAGACGGTGGCATGGATACCTCTGTAGGTTGGTATTTGAGAAATAGTAATATTACGGAATTTTCATTCCTTTGTTTCGCCtaa